A single Cellulomonas sp. SLBN-39 DNA region contains:
- a CDS encoding alpha-glucosidase yields the protein MTFTREDAPWWTGAVVYQIYPRSFQDSDGDGVGDLRGVLQRVDHLAWLGVDVVWFSPLYRSPQDDNGYDISDYQDVDPVFGTLDDLDEVVAALHARGIKVVMDLVVNHTSDEHPWFVESRSSVDSPKRDWYWWRPARAGMTPGTPGAEPTNWGSFFSGPAWELDEATGEYYLHLFSRKQPDLNWENPQVREAVHAMMRWWLDRGVDGFRMDVINLISKHVDEHGGLSDAPAGDGRLAPQGSGSTNGPRLHEFLQEMHREVFAGRRDGLLLVGETPGATVDDAVLFSDPARGELDMIFTFEHVGLDHGPGGKFDPVPLDLRELKATMARWQTGLQDVGWNALYWDNHDQPRVVSRFGDDGAYRRESATMLATVLHLHRGTPYVYQGEELGMTNAGFTSLDDYRDIESLRHVHDARAGGHVSDEQLLAGLAAASRDNARTPVQWDAGPHAGFTTGEPWLPVTANHTHVNAEAERADPASVLHHYRRLHALRHEDEVVRLGDFTLLLPDHPHVYAFTRALGDDALLVLGNFSGEEQRAEVGDGWGERVLGNVPDPAVVRDGVVILAPWEALVLRRA from the coding sequence ATGACCTTCACGCGCGAGGACGCACCCTGGTGGACGGGCGCGGTCGTCTACCAGATCTACCCGCGGTCGTTCCAGGACAGCGACGGCGACGGCGTCGGCGACCTGCGCGGGGTGCTGCAGCGTGTCGACCACCTCGCGTGGCTCGGCGTCGACGTGGTCTGGTTCTCCCCGCTGTACCGCAGCCCGCAGGACGACAACGGGTACGACATCAGCGACTACCAGGACGTCGACCCGGTGTTCGGCACGCTGGACGACCTCGACGAGGTGGTCGCGGCCCTGCACGCCCGCGGCATCAAGGTCGTCATGGACCTCGTCGTCAACCACACGAGCGACGAGCACCCGTGGTTCGTCGAGTCGCGCTCGTCCGTCGACAGCCCGAAGCGCGACTGGTACTGGTGGCGGCCCGCCCGTGCGGGCATGACGCCCGGGACGCCCGGCGCCGAGCCGACGAACTGGGGCTCGTTCTTCTCCGGGCCCGCCTGGGAGCTCGACGAGGCCACGGGCGAGTACTACCTGCACCTGTTCAGCCGCAAGCAGCCCGACCTGAACTGGGAGAACCCGCAGGTCCGCGAGGCCGTCCACGCGATGATGCGCTGGTGGCTCGACCGGGGGGTCGACGGCTTCCGGATGGACGTCATCAACCTGATCTCCAAGCACGTGGACGAGCACGGCGGCCTGTCGGACGCGCCTGCGGGCGACGGACGTCTCGCCCCGCAGGGGTCTGGCTCGACCAACGGCCCGCGCCTGCACGAGTTCCTCCAGGAGATGCACCGCGAGGTCTTCGCGGGCCGGCGCGACGGGCTCCTCCTCGTCGGGGAGACGCCGGGGGCGACGGTCGACGACGCCGTGCTGTTCTCGGACCCGGCCCGCGGAGAGCTGGACATGATCTTCACGTTCGAGCACGTCGGGCTCGACCACGGGCCCGGCGGCAAGTTCGACCCCGTGCCCCTGGACCTGCGCGAGCTGAAGGCCACGATGGCCCGCTGGCAGACCGGCCTGCAGGACGTCGGCTGGAACGCGCTGTACTGGGACAACCACGACCAGCCGCGCGTCGTGTCCCGGTTCGGCGACGACGGTGCCTACCGCCGCGAGTCCGCGACCATGCTCGCGACCGTGCTGCACCTCCACCGGGGGACGCCGTACGTCTACCAGGGCGAGGAGCTCGGGATGACGAACGCGGGGTTCACGTCCCTGGACGACTACCGTGACATCGAGTCCCTGCGGCACGTCCACGACGCCCGTGCGGGGGGCCACGTGAGCGACGAGCAGCTGCTGGCCGGCCTGGCCGCGGCGAGCCGCGACAACGCGCGCACACCGGTGCAGTGGGACGCGGGGCCCCACGCGGGCTTCACGACCGGCGAGCCGTGGCTGCCGGTGACCGCGAACCACACCCACGTCAACGCGGAGGCCGAGCGCGCGGACCCCGCGTCGGTGCTGCACCACTACCGGCGCCTGCACGCGCTGCGGCACGAGGACGAGGTGGTGCGGCTGGGGGACTTCACGCTGCTGCTGCCCGACCACCCGCACGTCTACGCGTTCACCCGTGCGCTCGGCGACGACGCGCTGCTGGTGCTCGGCAACTTCTCCGGCGAGGAGCAGCGGGCCGAGGTGGGCGACGGCTGGGGGGAGCGGGTGCTCGGCAACGTGCCGGACCCGGCCGTCGTGCGCGACGGCGTCGTCATCCTGGCCCCCTGGGAGGCGCTGGTGCTCCGGCGCGCCTGA
- a CDS encoding UbiA family prenyltransferase, protein MPRSSTSPPRRRPASGGRARAATAAALARACHLGPTVVVTALSTALAVGLGAAAPTVLLVLLVVLTGQLSIGWSNDWVDAARDRAAGRTDKPVVQGAVTAATLRAAAVGALVVSVAASALAGPAAAVAHLGVVAMGWAYNLRLKATAASWVPYALAFALLPGFVVLALPGPALPAAWLLAVGALLGVGAHLANVLPDLEDDAATGVRGLPHRLGRRATGVLAPAVLALAVLVAVLGPPGPPAPPGAVVGVAAVLTAVAAGVVGLRRERSRLPFTLAMVVALLCVAALVLSGTRGATT, encoded by the coding sequence GTGCCCCGGTCGTCGACCTCCCCGCCGCGTCGGCGGCCGGCGTCGGGCGGACGTGCGCGCGCCGCGACCGCCGCGGCGCTGGCCCGCGCCTGCCACCTCGGCCCGACCGTGGTGGTCACCGCGCTCAGCACGGCGCTGGCCGTCGGGCTCGGCGCCGCCGCCCCGACGGTGCTGCTCGTGCTGCTCGTCGTGCTGACCGGCCAGCTGTCGATCGGCTGGTCCAACGACTGGGTCGACGCCGCGCGCGACCGTGCGGCGGGGCGCACCGACAAGCCCGTCGTGCAGGGTGCGGTCACGGCCGCGACGCTGCGCGCCGCAGCCGTCGGGGCCCTCGTCGTGTCCGTCGCCGCGTCGGCGCTCGCCGGTCCGGCCGCCGCCGTCGCGCACCTGGGCGTGGTGGCGATGGGCTGGGCGTACAACCTCCGCCTGAAGGCCACGGCGGCGTCCTGGGTGCCCTACGCGCTGGCGTTCGCGCTCCTGCCCGGGTTCGTCGTGCTCGCGCTGCCCGGGCCGGCGCTCCCGGCCGCCTGGCTGCTCGCCGTCGGCGCGCTGCTCGGCGTCGGCGCGCACCTCGCCAACGTGCTGCCCGACCTGGAGGACGACGCCGCGACGGGCGTCCGTGGCCTGCCCCACCGGCTGGGCCGTCGCGCCACCGGCGTGCTGGCGCCGGCGGTGCTGGCGCTCGCGGTGCTCGTGGCCGTGCTCGGCCCGCCCGGCCCGCCCGCGCCGCCCGGTGCGGTGGTCGGCGTCGCCGCGGTGCTGACCGCCGTGGCGGCAGGCGTCGTCGGGCTGCGGCGGGAGCGCAGCCGGCTGCCCTTCACGCTGGCGATGGTCGTGGCCCTCCTCTGCGTGGCCGCGCTGGTCCTGTCCGGCACCCGGGGTGCCACGACCTGA
- a CDS encoding type III polyketide synthase, translated as MSQVLAVATALPGPAHAQADITRVTAPLVAGDDARAATLLRRLHAGCGVDTRHTVLPLDRYPHVRGFSEANDLYLELGTALAAQAVAAALGRAGVDPADVDLVLLTSVTGIGAPSVDAALVGLLGMRSDVRRVPTFGLGCAGGAAGLARVHDHLVGHPQDVALLVSLELCSLTLQHGDTDPANLVASGLFGDGAAAAVVVGRDHPRAAGAAGPTVVGSRSRLYPGTGGDLGWRVGSSGFRIVLSPGLPDVVRAGLAPDVEGLLATHGLKTGDVTRWVVHAGGPRILDAVQDALGLPADALATSRASLAAVGNLSSASVLDVLDRTLAAGTPPGSPGVLLAFGPGVSAEVVLLRWSTGG; from the coding sequence ATGTCCCAGGTCCTCGCCGTCGCCACCGCCCTGCCGGGGCCGGCGCACGCCCAGGCCGACATCACGCGGGTCACCGCGCCGCTGGTCGCCGGGGACGACGCGCGGGCCGCGACGCTGCTGCGGCGCCTGCACGCCGGCTGCGGGGTCGACACCCGGCACACCGTGCTCCCGCTCGACCGGTACCCGCACGTGCGGGGCTTCAGCGAGGCCAACGACCTGTACCTGGAGCTCGGCACCGCGCTGGCGGCGCAGGCGGTCGCGGCCGCGCTGGGGCGGGCGGGCGTCGACCCGGCCGACGTCGACCTCGTGCTGCTCACCTCGGTCACGGGCATCGGCGCCCCCTCGGTCGACGCGGCGCTGGTCGGGCTGCTGGGGATGCGCAGCGACGTGCGTCGCGTGCCGACGTTCGGGCTGGGCTGCGCCGGAGGGGCGGCCGGGCTGGCGCGCGTGCACGACCACCTGGTCGGCCACCCGCAGGACGTCGCCCTGCTCGTCAGCCTCGAGCTGTGCTCGTTGACGCTGCAGCACGGTGACACCGACCCGGCGAACCTCGTCGCGAGCGGCCTGTTCGGCGACGGCGCGGCAGCGGCCGTCGTCGTGGGTCGGGACCACCCGCGGGCGGCCGGTGCGGCGGGGCCCACGGTCGTCGGGTCGCGCAGCCGGCTCTACCCGGGGACGGGCGGGGACCTCGGGTGGCGGGTCGGGTCGTCCGGTTTCCGCATCGTGCTGTCGCCCGGGCTGCCCGACGTGGTCCGCGCCGGGCTCGCGCCCGACGTCGAGGGCCTGCTCGCGACGCACGGGCTCAAGACGGGAGACGTGACGCGCTGGGTCGTGCACGCGGGCGGGCCCCGCATCCTCGACGCCGTGCAGGACGCGCTCGGCCTGCCCGCCGACGCCCTGGCCACGAGCCGTGCGTCCCTCGCCGCCGTGGGCAACCTGTCGTCGGCGTCCGTCCTGGACGTGCTGGACCGCACCCTCGCCGCCGGCACCCCGCCGGGGTCTCCCGGGGTCCTGCTGGCGTTCGGGCCGGGGGTGAGCGCCGAGGTGGTGCTCCTGCGCTGGTCCACGGGAGGATGA
- a CDS encoding isoprenylcysteine carboxyl methyltransferase family protein → MTTVLTLYLVVVGLTAVERLAELVVSTRHARWSFARGGVESGRGHFPAMVALHTGLLVACVVEVLVADRPFLPWLGWPALVLVVASQALRWWCIGTLGERWNTRVIVVPGLPLVDRGPYRWLRHPNYVAVVVEGLALPLVHTAWVTAVAFTVLNAVLLLRFRIPAEERALQAVHEPV, encoded by the coding sequence ATGACGACCGTGCTCACCCTGTACCTGGTCGTGGTCGGCCTCACGGCCGTCGAGCGCCTCGCCGAGCTCGTCGTGTCCACGCGGCACGCGCGCTGGTCGTTCGCCCGGGGCGGGGTCGAGAGCGGCCGCGGGCACTTCCCGGCCATGGTGGCGCTGCACACCGGGCTGCTCGTCGCGTGCGTCGTCGAGGTGCTCGTCGCGGACCGCCCGTTCCTGCCCTGGCTGGGCTGGCCCGCGCTGGTCCTCGTGGTCGCGAGCCAGGCGCTGCGGTGGTGGTGCATCGGCACGCTCGGCGAGCGGTGGAACACCCGCGTGATCGTGGTGCCCGGGCTGCCGCTGGTCGACCGGGGCCCGTACCGCTGGCTGCGCCACCCGAACTACGTCGCGGTGGTCGTCGAGGGTCTGGCGCTGCCGCTCGTGCACACGGCATGGGTGACGGCGGTCGCGTTCACGGTGCTCAACGCGGTCCTGCTGCTGCGGTTCCGCATCCCCGCCGAGGAGCGGGCGCTGCAGGCCGTGCACGAGCCGGTCTGA
- a CDS encoding NAD(P)/FAD-dependent oxidoreductase translates to MPARAPDTDVLVVGGGPVGLAAAVEARLRGLEVVVLEPRPGPVDKACGEGLMPGALRLLQSWDVDPPGHVLAGISYRSPAGHVDHRFRVAAGRGVRRTVLHDALHGRAVDLGAVVVPARASAVHLTAQGVEVDGRTARHLLVCDGLHSPTRRRLGLEPAAPTRRGPPADDRRRYGLRRHYRVASWTDLVEVHWAARAEVYVTPVGPDLVGVAVLGPRGTELDATVAALPELAAHLGDAAPDGPVRGAGPLRARSTHRTAGAARLVGDASGYVDALTGEGLRVGFAQARAAVATLDDPDAYERAWRSATRDYRVLTSALVAWATSPLRPAVVPLARRAPALFGAVVERLAR, encoded by the coding sequence GTGCCCGCACGTGCGCCCGACACCGACGTGCTCGTCGTCGGCGGGGGCCCGGTCGGTCTGGCGGCCGCCGTGGAGGCGCGTCTGCGGGGCCTCGAGGTCGTCGTGCTCGAGCCACGGCCCGGACCGGTCGACAAGGCGTGCGGGGAAGGGCTCATGCCGGGCGCGCTGCGGCTGCTGCAGTCCTGGGACGTCGACCCGCCCGGGCACGTGCTCGCGGGCATCAGCTACCGGTCGCCCGCCGGGCACGTCGACCACCGGTTCCGCGTCGCGGCCGGGCGCGGCGTGCGCCGGACCGTCCTGCACGACGCCCTGCACGGGCGCGCGGTGGACCTCGGCGCGGTCGTCGTCCCCGCCCGGGCGTCCGCCGTGCACCTGACCGCGCAGGGCGTGGAGGTCGACGGCCGGACCGCTCGGCACCTGCTCGTGTGCGACGGGCTGCACTCCCCGACGCGGCGGCGGCTGGGGCTGGAGCCCGCGGCCCCGACCCGTCGCGGTCCCCCGGCCGACGACCGTCGGCGCTACGGCCTGCGCCGGCACTACCGGGTCGCGTCGTGGACGGACCTCGTCGAGGTGCACTGGGCCGCCCGCGCGGAGGTGTACGTGACACCCGTCGGCCCGGACCTGGTCGGCGTGGCCGTGCTCGGGCCGCGGGGGACGGAGCTGGACGCGACCGTCGCGGCGCTGCCCGAGCTGGCCGCGCACCTCGGCGACGCGGCCCCGGACGGACCCGTGCGCGGGGCGGGCCCGCTGCGCGCCCGCAGCACGCACCGCACCGCGGGCGCCGCGCGGCTGGTCGGCGACGCGTCCGGGTACGTCGACGCCCTCACCGGCGAGGGGCTGCGGGTGGGGTTCGCGCAGGCACGCGCCGCCGTCGCGACGCTCGACGACCCGGACGCCTACGAGCGCGCCTGGCGGTCGGCCACCCGCGACTACCGGGTGCTCACGTCCGCCCTCGTGGCCTGGGCGACGTCCCCGCTGCGACCGGCCGTCGTGCCGCTCGCCCGCCGCGCACCCGCCCTGTTCGGCGCGGTGGTGGAGCGGCTGGCCCGCTGA
- a CDS encoding TetR/AcrR family transcriptional regulator, which translates to MAETQRRVVKTPDARRDEIVRAARALFAEQGVRATTITHVADRVGVTRGLVYHYVDDMETLVEQVLDACIDDFVADLRAWDAARRPGDVDGAVVSAVALLRHHVPTRRDPDAPQGGPHSGPAVPRLDDAALAVRFLDRAVEALVDTLETTTIPAYAARHTIEITHVRATFVVLVHGLIALVRSRPGTPDDVLVALVRQTLRLAPTDAPATDDPAAP; encoded by the coding sequence ATGGCCGAGACGCAGCGCAGGGTCGTCAAGACCCCCGACGCCCGACGCGACGAGATCGTCCGCGCCGCCCGCGCGCTGTTCGCCGAGCAGGGCGTGCGGGCCACCACGATCACGCACGTCGCCGACCGCGTCGGCGTCACCCGCGGGCTCGTCTACCACTACGTCGACGACATGGAGACGCTCGTCGAGCAGGTCCTCGACGCGTGCATCGACGACTTCGTCGCCGACCTGCGCGCGTGGGACGCCGCCCGCCGCCCGGGCGACGTCGACGGCGCCGTGGTCAGCGCCGTCGCGCTGCTGCGCCACCACGTGCCGACCCGCCGCGACCCCGACGCGCCGCAGGGCGGCCCGCACAGCGGGCCGGCGGTGCCCCGGCTCGACGACGCCGCCCTCGCGGTGCGGTTCCTCGACCGGGCCGTCGAGGCCCTCGTCGACACCCTCGAGACCACGACGATCCCCGCGTACGCCGCCCGCCACACCATCGAGATCACGCACGTGCGCGCGACGTTCGTCGTCCTCGTGCACGGGCTCATCGCGCTCGTCCGCTCCCGGCCCGGCACGCCCGACGACGTGCTCGTCGCGCTCGTGCGGCAGACCCTGCGGCTCGCCCCGACCGACGCGCCCGCCACCGACGACCCCGCCGCACCGTAG
- a CDS encoding DUF5692 family protein encodes MFLFESITPLQALMFVVVLAALIGLNEISRRGKVAGLLLFVALPLVLTVLVWPHTAGEGSSTGSWFHWVKVYSALAGCIGFMLIRYVPRLAAHRWMLLFPPAILALNIAEAVVRDFQVAGMDAGVVDGVTMVPGPWNVMNGVAGILNILTICGWVGIYVSRDRTKDMIWPDMLWFWIVAYDLWNFAYVYNCVGDHAFYAGAALLLSCTIPAFWLRRGAWLQHRAHTLAFWMMFTMAFPAFVSDSPFAVQSAHSPAALMTASALSLAANVAVVVYQVHRLRTRRLHPLRDELWTDLPAYRRVVERIPGHRADVEGTTPGRPAPALQG; translated from the coding sequence ATGTTCCTGTTCGAGAGCATCACGCCGCTGCAGGCGCTGATGTTCGTCGTCGTCCTCGCCGCGCTCATCGGGCTCAACGAGATCTCGCGCCGCGGCAAGGTCGCCGGGCTCTTGCTGTTCGTCGCCCTGCCCCTCGTCCTGACCGTCCTCGTCTGGCCGCACACCGCCGGCGAGGGCTCGTCGACGGGCTCGTGGTTCCACTGGGTCAAGGTCTACTCGGCGCTCGCCGGGTGCATCGGCTTCATGCTCATCCGGTACGTGCCCCGCCTGGCGGCGCACCGCTGGATGCTGCTGTTCCCGCCGGCGATCCTCGCGCTGAACATCGCCGAGGCCGTCGTCCGTGACTTCCAGGTCGCGGGCATGGACGCCGGGGTCGTCGACGGCGTGACGATGGTGCCCGGCCCGTGGAACGTCATGAACGGCGTCGCGGGGATCCTCAACATCCTCACGATCTGCGGCTGGGTCGGCATCTACGTCAGCCGCGACCGGACCAAGGACATGATCTGGCCGGACATGCTCTGGTTCTGGATCGTCGCGTACGACCTGTGGAACTTCGCCTACGTGTACAACTGCGTCGGCGACCACGCCTTCTACGCCGGCGCCGCGCTGCTGCTGTCGTGCACGATCCCCGCGTTCTGGCTGCGCCGCGGCGCGTGGCTGCAGCACCGTGCGCACACCCTGGCGTTCTGGATGATGTTCACGATGGCGTTCCCGGCGTTCGTGTCGGACTCGCCGTTCGCGGTGCAGTCCGCGCACTCCCCCGCCGCGCTCATGACCGCGTCCGCGCTGTCGCTGGCGGCCAACGTCGCGGTCGTCGTCTACCAGGTGCACCGCCTGCGCACCCGCCGCCTGCACCCGCTGCGCGACGAGCTGTGGACCGACCTGCCGGCGTACCGCCGGGTCGTCGAGCGCATCCCGGGCCACCGGGCCGACGTCGAGGGCACGACCCCCGGCCGGCCCGCGCCCGCGCTGCAGGGCTGA